From Mastacembelus armatus chromosome 13, fMasArm1.2, whole genome shotgun sequence, one genomic window encodes:
- the LOC113125569 gene encoding zinc finger protein 708-like isoform X1 gives MAAMKTFCWQTELIMEAAVESAVSVLQQRLGQRAADSEDSRTQLTTVLHVMSREAVRKICSVFRELYVGLEKETEVLKEKVKHLESELESKNQENSAAEKIQTQTIYKIKPADGAPLSLDTNQPASNPAALAMAILNSAKPKAGSPQVPLVIISQPLPGPIIDPGSPVPPVLQENPDQTTTNTAAADLGDVQTELVLKTIQAAAGSLDLIQVSSHMTSFPVVNDQPPNGHTGLSVTVSKDPPTPEVDPAVDESDMKMETAEEKSEDQSFTENQPCDTALSEEEQKEVERRRRRELYKEKRFFCELCNKGFHQKHQLKKHMSCHLKPFPCSSCDKGFYKAKTLQKHQLSHQLREAQENDPDKLLRCDKCDRKFRLLRQLRVHQVSHRLEETPLKCHACDRTFTSSSALRYHEVSHAKVKPFMCDVCGKSFTRKKSLREHQTVHTGARPYTCQTCGKSFSTTSNLRVHKRSHSEERPFKCSECDKAFKCKMGLLQHRVVHSGEKPFMCQTCGLSFGLKYNFQRHMRLHSGEKPFRCDKCGEGFAGTWALKTHMLVHGVEKPFMCDLCGKTFFYNCQLQKHQQLVHISKDGGKVGGVPGRRRPTGIKPFSCKICLKSFSSSTTLRTHDKSHAENKEFTCDTCGKSFHLRHLYLYHMRQHSGDRPYVCGICQKGFLLSSQLKQHQLLHTGVKPHRCEQCGKEFRTPQNYHRHLLVHTGEKPYECVVCSRKFRQSNQLKSHMQIHTGVKLYSCDRCSQGFSDSRQLKKHCCGEDGQSALESSSKRRKHRNDFSWTEEFTHQ, from the exons ATGGCGGCGATGAAAACTTTTTGCTGGCAGACGGAGCTGATCATGGAGGCGGCGGTGGAGTCTGCGGTCTCCGTCCTCCAGCAGCGACTCGGGCAGCGGGCAGCCGACAGCGAGGACAGCCGG ACTCAGCTGACCACTGtgctgcatgtgatgtccagaGAAGCTGTTCGTAAGATCTGCAGCGTTTTCAGGGAGCTCTACGTGGGCTTAGAGAAGGAAACTGAAGTCCTGAAGGAGAAAGTGAAACATCTGGAGTCTGAACTGGAGTCAAAGAACCAGGAAAACTCTGCAGCTGAGAAGATTCAGACTCAGACGATATATAAGATCAAACCAGCAG ATGGAGCCCCTCTGTCACTGGACACCAACCAACCAGCCTCTAACCCAGCAGCTCTCGCCATGGCCATCCTCAACTCAGCCAAACCCAAAGCCGGAAGCCCGCAGGTCCCTCTGGTCATCATCAGCCAGCCTCTCCCTGGACCGATCATAGATCCGGGCAGCCCTGTCCCCCCTGTGCTGCAGGAGAACCCAGATCAGACCACCACTAACACCGCTGCTGCAGATCTGGGTGACGTTCAGACTGAACTGGTTTTAAAAACGATCCAGGCCGCCGCGGGATCGCTTGATTTAATCCAGGTCTCATCGCACATGACATCATTTCCTGTGGTTAATGATCAGCCACCCAATGGGCATACAGGTCTGTCAGTGACAGTCAGTAAAGACCCGCCTACACCTGAAGTAGACCCAGCTGTCGAT GAATCAGACATGAAGATGGAAACAGCTGAAGAGAAGTCTGAAGATCAGAGCTTCACTGAGAATCAACCATGTGACACAG ctctgagtgaggaggagcagaaggaggtggagaggaggaggaggagggagctgTACAAGGAGAAGAGGTTTTTCTGTGAACTCTGTAACAAAGGTTTCCATCAGAAACACCAGCTGAAGAAACACATGTCCTGTCACCTCAAACCTTTCCCCTGCAGCTCCTGCGATAAAGGTTTCTACAAGGCCAAGACTCTGCAGAAGCACCAGCTGAGCCACCAGCTAAGAGAGGCTCAAGAGAACGACCCCGACAAACTGCTGCGCTGCGACAAGTGTGACAGGAAGTTCAGACTGCTGCGACAGCTCCGAGTCCACCAAGTGTCCCACCGGCTGGAGGAAACGCCGCTGAAATGCCACGCCTGTGACCGCACATTCACTTCCTCCAGTGCGCTACGCTATCATGAGGTGTCACATGCCAAAGTCAAGCCCTTCATGTGCGACGTCTGTGGGAAAAGTTTCACAAGGAAGAAGAGCCTCCGAGAGCACCAGACGGTTCACACTGGGGCCCGGCCGTACACCTGCCAGACCTGCGGGAAAAGCTTCTCCACCACCAGCAACCTGCGTGTCCACAAGAGGTCGCACTCAGAGGAGCGCCCATTCAAATGCAGCGAGTGCGACAAGGCCTTCAAGTGTAAGATGGGTCTGCTGCAGCACCGCGTGGTCCATTCTGGGGAGAAACCCTTCATGTGCCAGACCTGCGGACTGAGCTTTGGACTCAAGTACAACTTCCAGAGACACATGAGACTCCACAGTGGAGAGAAGCCCTTcag gTGTGATAAATGTGGGGAGGGGTTCGCAGGGACCTGGGCTTTAAAGACTCACATGCTGGTTCATGGTGTGGAGAAGCCGTTCATGTGTGATCTGTGTGGGAAGACGTTTTTCTACAACTGTCAGCTGCAGAAACACCAGCAGCTGGTCCACATCAGTAAAGATGGAGGGAAGGTGGGGGGAGTGCCGGGGAGACGCAGGCCGACCGGGATCAAACCTTTCAGCTGTAAAATCTGTCTGAAGAGCTTCAGTAGCAGCACCACGCTCAGAACGCACGACAAGAGTCACGCTGAGAACAAGGAGTTCACCTGCGACACCTGTGGGAAGTCCTTCCACCTGCGACACCTGTACCTGTACCACATGCGGCAGCACAGCGGCGACCGTCCGTACGTCTGCGGCATCTGCCAGAAAGGGTTCCTGCTGTCGTCACAGCTGAAGCAGCACCAGCTGTTGCACACTGGAGTGAAACCTCACAGGTGTGAACAGTGTGGGAAAGAGTTCAGGACACCGCAGAACTACCACCGCCACCTGCTGGTGCacactggagagaagccctatgAGTGTGTGGTGTGCAGCAGGAAGTTCAGGCAGTCTAACCAGCTGAAGTCTCACATGCAGATTCACACCGGTGTCAAGCTTTACTCCTGCGACCGCTGCAGCCAGGGCTTCTCAGACTCACGGCAGCTGAAGAAACACTGCTGTGGAGAGGACGGTCAGAGCGCGCTCGAGTCCAGCAGCAAACGCAGGAAACACAGGAACGACTTCTCCTGGACAGAAGAGTTTACGCACCAGTAA
- the LOC113125569 gene encoding oocyte zinc finger protein XlCOF6-like isoform X2: protein MAILNSAKPKAGSPQVPLVIISQPLPGPIIDPGSPVPPVLQENPDQTTTNTAAADLGDVQTELVLKTIQAAAGSLDLIQVSSHMTSFPVVNDQPPNGHTGLSVTVSKDPPTPEVDPAVDESDMKMETAEEKSEDQSFTENQPCDTALSEEEQKEVERRRRRELYKEKRFFCELCNKGFHQKHQLKKHMSCHLKPFPCSSCDKGFYKAKTLQKHQLSHQLREAQENDPDKLLRCDKCDRKFRLLRQLRVHQVSHRLEETPLKCHACDRTFTSSSALRYHEVSHAKVKPFMCDVCGKSFTRKKSLREHQTVHTGARPYTCQTCGKSFSTTSNLRVHKRSHSEERPFKCSECDKAFKCKMGLLQHRVVHSGEKPFMCQTCGLSFGLKYNFQRHMRLHSGEKPFRCDKCGEGFAGTWALKTHMLVHGVEKPFMCDLCGKTFFYNCQLQKHQQLVHISKDGGKVGGVPGRRRPTGIKPFSCKICLKSFSSSTTLRTHDKSHAENKEFTCDTCGKSFHLRHLYLYHMRQHSGDRPYVCGICQKGFLLSSQLKQHQLLHTGVKPHRCEQCGKEFRTPQNYHRHLLVHTGEKPYECVVCSRKFRQSNQLKSHMQIHTGVKLYSCDRCSQGFSDSRQLKKHCCGEDGQSALESSSKRRKHRNDFSWTEEFTHQ from the exons ATGGCCATCCTCAACTCAGCCAAACCCAAAGCCGGAAGCCCGCAGGTCCCTCTGGTCATCATCAGCCAGCCTCTCCCTGGACCGATCATAGATCCGGGCAGCCCTGTCCCCCCTGTGCTGCAGGAGAACCCAGATCAGACCACCACTAACACCGCTGCTGCAGATCTGGGTGACGTTCAGACTGAACTGGTTTTAAAAACGATCCAGGCCGCCGCGGGATCGCTTGATTTAATCCAGGTCTCATCGCACATGACATCATTTCCTGTGGTTAATGATCAGCCACCCAATGGGCATACAGGTCTGTCAGTGACAGTCAGTAAAGACCCGCCTACACCTGAAGTAGACCCAGCTGTCGAT GAATCAGACATGAAGATGGAAACAGCTGAAGAGAAGTCTGAAGATCAGAGCTTCACTGAGAATCAACCATGTGACACAG ctctgagtgaggaggagcagaaggaggtggagaggaggaggaggagggagctgTACAAGGAGAAGAGGTTTTTCTGTGAACTCTGTAACAAAGGTTTCCATCAGAAACACCAGCTGAAGAAACACATGTCCTGTCACCTCAAACCTTTCCCCTGCAGCTCCTGCGATAAAGGTTTCTACAAGGCCAAGACTCTGCAGAAGCACCAGCTGAGCCACCAGCTAAGAGAGGCTCAAGAGAACGACCCCGACAAACTGCTGCGCTGCGACAAGTGTGACAGGAAGTTCAGACTGCTGCGACAGCTCCGAGTCCACCAAGTGTCCCACCGGCTGGAGGAAACGCCGCTGAAATGCCACGCCTGTGACCGCACATTCACTTCCTCCAGTGCGCTACGCTATCATGAGGTGTCACATGCCAAAGTCAAGCCCTTCATGTGCGACGTCTGTGGGAAAAGTTTCACAAGGAAGAAGAGCCTCCGAGAGCACCAGACGGTTCACACTGGGGCCCGGCCGTACACCTGCCAGACCTGCGGGAAAAGCTTCTCCACCACCAGCAACCTGCGTGTCCACAAGAGGTCGCACTCAGAGGAGCGCCCATTCAAATGCAGCGAGTGCGACAAGGCCTTCAAGTGTAAGATGGGTCTGCTGCAGCACCGCGTGGTCCATTCTGGGGAGAAACCCTTCATGTGCCAGACCTGCGGACTGAGCTTTGGACTCAAGTACAACTTCCAGAGACACATGAGACTCCACAGTGGAGAGAAGCCCTTcag gTGTGATAAATGTGGGGAGGGGTTCGCAGGGACCTGGGCTTTAAAGACTCACATGCTGGTTCATGGTGTGGAGAAGCCGTTCATGTGTGATCTGTGTGGGAAGACGTTTTTCTACAACTGTCAGCTGCAGAAACACCAGCAGCTGGTCCACATCAGTAAAGATGGAGGGAAGGTGGGGGGAGTGCCGGGGAGACGCAGGCCGACCGGGATCAAACCTTTCAGCTGTAAAATCTGTCTGAAGAGCTTCAGTAGCAGCACCACGCTCAGAACGCACGACAAGAGTCACGCTGAGAACAAGGAGTTCACCTGCGACACCTGTGGGAAGTCCTTCCACCTGCGACACCTGTACCTGTACCACATGCGGCAGCACAGCGGCGACCGTCCGTACGTCTGCGGCATCTGCCAGAAAGGGTTCCTGCTGTCGTCACAGCTGAAGCAGCACCAGCTGTTGCACACTGGAGTGAAACCTCACAGGTGTGAACAGTGTGGGAAAGAGTTCAGGACACCGCAGAACTACCACCGCCACCTGCTGGTGCacactggagagaagccctatgAGTGTGTGGTGTGCAGCAGGAAGTTCAGGCAGTCTAACCAGCTGAAGTCTCACATGCAGATTCACACCGGTGTCAAGCTTTACTCCTGCGACCGCTGCAGCCAGGGCTTCTCAGACTCACGGCAGCTGAAGAAACACTGCTGTGGAGAGGACGGTCAGAGCGCGCTCGAGTCCAGCAGCAAACGCAGGAAACACAGGAACGACTTCTCCTGGACAGAAGAGTTTACGCACCAGTAA